The window GCCATTCGAGTTTCCCACTTCCTTATTCGtttgaataatatttttgagATACGCTTTAGTGTTTGATGATTGATCATCATATTTGATAGTACGAGCGAGTGCATGTTTAAAACGATAACTTACAATTCTTGCCCCTTAATAGTGTAGCTTTTTGGTTGTCACTAATGTGATGAAGCCTAATTTGATTACACTTTGTTTACAGTGAGCCTGCCACTCTAAAATGCAGCCCTCAGCAACAAAACAGTGGGAATGGTGGTTGGACTACTGTAATTGTAAGCgtcttttcttcttttacttaCTTCTAGTCATGCTTATcaaacttcttcatctaaatTTATGCATGTTAATATCGTCAACATCAGTAGCTTTGCTAGTGATACTTAGCAGTGACAAGGCAATTTTAAGAGGATACCGAAGACGGGCAtagtttttgttcttcaagtctatcATAGTTTTGTTCATGAAATGCATCTTTAAATGTCGTCCATAGACCTTCGACATTCCTGCAGAATGCTATCACCGCCAATAGTCAATAGATAGAAAAAGGCTAGCATGAATGCTGAAATTTCTGAATGAGAACTGAAGCTAGATATATATAGTTGCCGACTAGAATGTAGAAAGGAATGGGCCTTATCCGCTGTAGTAAGTATAAGTGACACTATAAATGTTTGATTGCCATGAAACACTATATATAAACCTTTGAAAACCAAGAGAATATATAGTAAACATATTATAACAATTGCAGACATTCATAATCATATATTTTAGCTTCATGACGACATAATCTACCCAACGAATCAGTACTTATCGGCAAAGAAGAATCCACTACACTACATAATTGGTAGACCTCCTAGTCAAGATTAAGTCATGTATTTGAGGCTATTAATGTTTGCACAACCGCGCATCATTCCATTTCTCATTGAGGACAGAGATAATGTGTTTAATCGGCTCTATATCTCTTATTGCACATGTTTGACTAGTTCATCATTGTTCTTTTCCCTGTTAATTATAGGGTTTCTTGATTGGTATATGCGCCATCGTCATGGCAACATTCTCAACTGGCATTGATTCACAGACATTTCAGGTAACTTGTACCCCCTTCAGATGTCCTTTTATACCCAATGTGGAACTCTTATAACTCAAGACTAGGCTGCAAAAGCCAATGTAATATGATTGACTCAGATAGATAAAAAAACTGAAGCAGcttcaaaaattgaaaatagaATCATTAGCCCCTAACAGATGGGCAGAACACGCAAAATCCCAAATTATCTGACTACATTTTTTTTGCTTGTGTTATAGTTTCGAAAGGATAAAGGTCAATCGGAAGATGACATTCCCTATAAGTATGGATTCTTCCATCTAGTGTTTTCCTTAGGAGCAATGTATTTTGCTATGCTATTCATCAGTTGGAATCTAGATGGCTTGCCAAGAAAGTAAGTACATTAATATTCTCCCACCAACACATATTATTGAATTTGTACTAGCAACATTACTTTGATtcattttcttgttttaatagatgGAGTATTGATGTTGGCTGGGCTAGTACATGGGTGAAAATAGTCAATGAGTGGTTTGCTGCTACAATCTATTGTAAGTTAATGTATCCTCTTCTCATTTTTAAAGGGTCCGGTGCATTAAACTTCCGCTAtgcgtggggtctggggaaggactgaaccacaagggtctattgacCGCAGCCACTTCTGCAAGaagctgtttccacggctcaaacCCGTGACCTCCAGGTCACATGATAATAACTTTATCGGTTACGCCAAAGCTCCCCTTCAATGATGCATATAGATTGCAGAAATTGAAAAATGCCAAATGCTAAGTCGGGTCCCAAAAACATAGGTAGGCTGTCACATGTATAAAATAATCAAATCAACAACTCACTTTACATAATATCCGCGTGGCACCAACTCCATATTATAAGGTGAGTGGTTGAAGTGGCAAGACACTGGTGTTTTCAGGACCGGATTTAGCGTactcttgtattttttttttcaaattttatgagATGATTTGTATGCATGATTGAGTTATTCTTTTCGTTAcaaaaattagttttaaaacTTTGGTGCAAAAACGAAAGTTGGATTACCATCCGTGAAATTAATCCGAAAAAAGTATGTGCAATTCATGTATATCTCTAATATTCTTCACCTCTCTTGAATGTAGTGTGGAAATTGATATTGCCAGCAGTAAGACAGACCAAAGTGATGGATAATGAAGAGCCAGAACAGGAAATGGACAACTCAACTTCAGTGTGAATTTTGCTGATGGATAAGTGTGTTATAGCCAAAAGGTGGTAAAATGAGCAACCAATGAATGACAAAATTTACATGAATTCAATGGTTGATAAGTGGGttataaatggctattttgtGTTACAAATAAATTTACAGAACCAATTATCACCCTTCATTTACCCATTTTTCCACTTATTCTGTATCATGTGTCTGTCTTCTTTTAGATGTATTTTTATGTCTCTATTCTTTTCTTCATTGTTCTAAGGTGCTCATGTCTAAAATTTAAGCTAGCTGTGGCTTTTTAGGCCTTGTAGATTCTTATTACCATGGGGAAGTTGAAGAATAAAATCCCCCTATTCTTTTTTGTGGTTTCAATCTTGCTGCAAGTGGTTGGTTTAGAAAGCTTCAAGTTGGGTTGGGCCGGTCGGCTATATAAATTTTCATTGTTCATGTCGCTTCATTTAATCCTGTCTATATCCATTAGAATATAATTTTTAACAAAACTTCAAGATTCCTTACGATCGTTAGGTTTAAAATACACATACTAACATGACTAAAACTTAATCTCGACTAATTCACATTGCATGTCATTTCAAAGTTAGATCACCATATAGTTATTGTTGGTAGGACAATGGTCAAAGTGTTTTAGAGATAAATAGGAAGACAAGAACATGGAAAGCTCATGagcttaattgagaaattttactCATTTCACCTGTACCCCTTATAGAATTTTATTTAGTTCAAATTAATCAAATATGGTTTAAGTTGGATCAATTTAAGTGCAATAATAGTTGGTGGAAAGAATTGTCAATTCACGTTTATTATATACTTATGATTAATtaaatcaaaaaattattttagaaaatttcacagtaaaagagaaaaaaaggtttGATTTcccaagtatatatatatatatagtgacgTTCTTAGAAGGGAGTAATAATAGCATCCAATTAACTGATGATAATTTGGGAAAcagaaagaagaaatgaaaattAAGAAATACCAAAGTGAGAAATAAGATGAGTAGGTTTACAAGTTGGCTACTATATATCATTGTATTGGACCCTTTACAATTAATTTCACTTTTCTATAGAGATATGTACATAATCAAATTAGAAACTATAGGGACTAATTAACATGTGTTATATAATGAAATATTGACGAATTTTAGGATAAAGAGAGATACGATAACTAAAATTTACAGTCTAGTGGTATCAGTGGAAGTCTCTCATACAATAGATGTGTGCGTGTCTAATTCTCGATCTTACTTTTCCTCCTCCTTACTTAATCTCtaatataatagaaaaaaataagattgttttttttttttcaaaagaagagATGTGACCACttgttaaatatttttattattgcaAATACTGTCCAAATAATCTTATTATTGGCTTGACTTTCCTGTCAAAATTTTGTAAGGTTCTGTTGTACTTGCCACACTAAGTAAACTCCAACAAATCCACCTATTTCCATACAATCACATCTCTATATAAACAACTAACCTTATGCTCATTTCAATATTATTCAATCAAAGAAAACATTTCAATCCAAAaccaacaagaaaacaaaaatagcaaGTTCTAAAAATGTTCAAGCAATCACCATCCTCCTTTTTTCTTACAATTCTATTTTTAGCCATCAAATTTGCAGCATTTGTAGTTGCAATTGATACTGCAACACCACAAGAACCAATCTTGGAATTATACATGCATGATATTCTAGGAGGAAATAATCCAACAGCTCGGCCAATAACTGGTTTATTAGGCAATATTTATAGTGGACAAGTTCCATTTGCTACACCACTTGGTTTTCAACCTCCAGAAGATGGCATAGCAATTCCTAATGCTAATGGTGCTATGCCAACATTCAATATCAATGGTGTTCCATTAGGGACAGGATTAGCAGGTACAATATTTGCTGGTGGAAATAACAACAATGCACAAACCGTGAATACTCAATTAGGCCCTGATGGCTTAGGACTTGGCTTCGGAACGATCACTGTTATCGATGACTTCTTGACTACATCCCCTGAATTAGGTACTATTGACACATAATTTTTTACCTTTCCTTTATACTTTCAGCGTTTAAACATTAATTCCTTTTATGTGTCACTTTATTTGCACTGCATGGCCTTGTTTGAGGGCACTATTTAAATTTTGTCCTTGTTAGCCCAATGGACTATATTTCGCCTTTAAAACTAGTTGGATGAATTTTTCGTTCTTATAGACAAATTTAGCCCACTGAGCTAACCGAGCACATCTTAAATAGTGGCGTCAAGAAAGGTCATTTGTGCAAATGCTCCTTTAGGGCAGGACAAGCCGGTGTGCGAAGCATCTCGCATTTACGCACGGCCCGAGAAAGGGCAGCatccaaggggtgtgatgtaggcagcctcgtgacctataggtcacacgaagacaactttaccgttgctctaaGGCTCCCCTTCTAAATGCTCCTTTATGAGATAATATTGAGTGATTTTAACATTTTTATAGGTACCCAAAATCTTGGAAAAGCACAAGGAGTATATGTAGCAAGTTCAGCAGATGGAAGTGCTCAAATGATGGCATTTACAGCTATGTTTGAAGGAGGGGAATATGGTGATAGTCTTAACTTTTTTGGAGTATTTAGAATTGGAAGTACAATGTCAAGGCTTTCAGTTACAGGAGGAACTGGTAAATTCAAGAATGCATGTGGATTTGCTGAAGTTCGTTCACTTATACCTGCTGGTCAACATGTTACTGATGGTGCTGAGACATTGTTGAGGATCATTGTTCATCTTACTTATTGAAAGTTTAATTCTGTGTGTATTACTTAGAAGGGAAAAGGCAAGAATTTGTTTTAATTTGGTTTGTGTTTCATATCTGCTTTATTGTGACAGTTAATATGAACTGATATCTTTTGGTGTTCATTAATATCCTCTCTGAATGGTATTGTACGCTTCTACCTTTGAAGTATATTACTATGGACAGCCCGGTGCATTATGCTCCCACTATTCGTGGGGTTCGGGGAAGGGTCAGACCACAAGGGTCTACTGTACGCATACttgctgtaagcacgtgatttttgccctatatgagaaatactcccaaaaactgcaaaataaaatgattttccttggtgtgcaattttatgagattttgtgatatttttggataattatttgtatttgtatgtgcttgcttatttgttaaattaataaaaaatataaaaatatgtcgcattttgcatgtaggatttcatTCTACAAGTGTTAGTAactaaattagttttacaaaaaattaaaaaattacaaaaaataggtatcttttgcatttttaacatttaatgtccaaatgaacaattttatgcttaattactacttaattgtgcgttaattgttattgggagttaattcgcgcttttataacttaatttagttcttaataataatttaagtacttttataatttagttttagaaaataaaagaagaaaagagaacaaaaatacaaaagaaaatcagATTGGgtcacttcttcaattgtaagccaaagGCCCAAAATATTGTccaatcttctccatgacccagttcacttcagaccgggtcgacccggtccgccccattaacccaataaccaacccctttcttcattttttggtctaaacacaaaaacaaaacaaaaataacaaaacaaaaaaaaccctAACACTAACATCCGCCTCCCCCCCTCCAtctccttcttctccaaaacctTCAACCCAAGATAACCATGGCTGCCTCCCATGGCGTCGTCCAGTCCTTCGACCAAACAGTCCCCTCCCTCGTCGTCGTTGTCCGTCGTCAACACCACCCTAAACAAACGACCATGGACGCCTGAACCGCCGGACCCCCCGTCACTGCCCTCGTCGTCCAGCCCATTCCGCCATGGATGAGCGTCGACCAGCTGCTTctgttcttcttcgtcttcttcagctTGAGCCTCAGCTGCTGttgttcttcttcgtcttcttcagctTGAGCGTCGCCATGGAAGctgtctccgagctgctgcttctgcttcacGTCCATGGCGTCCAAACGTGCTGCTGCTGCTTCCCGTTCCACCTTCTTCTTCACTTCCGGCTGCTGCTACTTCTGTTTCAACCTCGCCGTCCAGCTGCTGCCTCATCGAACAACCATGGCCAGTCTCCATCGTTGCTTCTTCTGCCTTCATTTTCTTCGCAAACGAACCAGCTGCTTCCGTTCATCACTTCTCTTTCGTTCCAGCTGCTTCCGTTCATCACCTCTCCTTTGTTCCAGCTGCTGTATCTTCAGACAAGCTGCTCGCTtgagttttagtcgaggtcgtcgagcgtcgttttgagttcgtcaaagTTTACAAGgatgagttcgtcgttgagtttgTCGTCGAATCCGGACAGATTCATTCCCATTCGAGgttcgtcaaaacagtccgtacatatttcatttcgatccggttagtagtttttgagttttattttgtccgtattttgctttgatattttcgaatctaaaatcggcaaatgtttgttttgtttatcgtttgaattaatttttagttcatgttcatgtgttgtttgttaaattaatttttcagatttcaaatgaaagattaattagttatttttcatgtttatttcatgtttgtattgttgtttaagtgaatatttgttagtttaatgtttgttagattcaaattgaaatttaattggttagttcttcaatttgtttcatgttgttatgtattttccagaaattattaatgttgtttgagtcatgtgagtccgtcatgtttgttgttaaaaatagatttagttcatgttcatctttgtttgaagttcatgtttaaatccagtgatttaatgtgagtttatgtttgtctttgatttgttaatttagtttgaatcatgtgttttgttgttcgtattgttgtgttcttgctcatacattcatggtctaaattaaccaggattggttcccgatatggttaattcattccattaattttgagttgtgttgttcatcgcgttcatataattgttgttgaaaATTGTTGAGAAGTTGGTCATCTTGAtcatattttggtcaagttatgattaattgagtgtttagagctgatgggggtaatttggtaaatggcattgcattcgggggtagatttgtaattgtaataaggtcggaggggtagtttggtaattgaacattattttgattctttatgttaagcatgggggacaaatataatgggatagggtttttgatgtacttgtttaatataatgggggacaagacaaaacataatggagaggaatcttgtatttatttaatgtaggcatgagagacaaggtttaaaataaagaagacatttaatagtggggacaaagcatgccattgggggaataatttggggttgggaattcaagacaaggtcttgctatatatatatggtcatttgacacattttggAGGACTTGAACATTGAGAGGAAAAGGGTGGAGATTATTGAGagatttttacacttgagagcggACACACTTGAACATTATTGAGAGGATTTAGAGATTAttattgggagaatatttttgagagtaatacattctggaaaatttcaagagtgttagagagtaaaagaaaaacacaacttgaacttcactcgaataatttccgtttgcttttctcgagtgttattcaaaaatcagaaactactgcatcttgtatcttttCTCTTTTCTGCTTTGACTACGATTGTACTTTGGCATTGCtgggttttcaatctgttactgggttattctactggttgttgctggttttgcggtgttgctgaatctgctgttgctgtggtattattgttgctgactcctacttcatttcttcttgtattgccatttccaggtacacatttgtacaatctcggcttgaagcaaaaaatgaaatattaatcaggctttgttcctgttgaattcctcctgtttagatttgtggttgaatataattttctttctttgtataaagatgtagttgaatgattaatgagtaatgaggttgcatatgtataatttcttcatctaataatgttagtttaa of the Nicotiana tabacum cultivar K326 chromosome 7, ASM71507v2, whole genome shotgun sequence genome contains:
- the LOC107824943 gene encoding dirigent protein 16-like, which gives rise to MFKQSPSSFFLTILFLAIKFAAFVVAIDTATPQEPILELYMHDILGGNNPTARPITGLLGNIYSGQVPFATPLGFQPPEDGIAIPNANGAMPTFNINGVPLGTGLAGTIFAGGNNNNAQTVNTQLGPDGLGLGFGTITVIDDFLTTSPELGTQNLGKAQGVYVASSADGSAQMMAFTAMFEGGEYGDSLNFFGVFRIGSTMSRLSVTGGTGKFKNACGFAEVRSLIPAGQHVTDGAETLLRIIVHLTY